In Vicingus serpentipes, the DNA window AAGTGAATTAATATTTTAATGTCCTTTTGCTGCCAAATATCTTTCTGCATCTAATGCAGCCATACAGCCTGTACCTGCTGCTGTAATTGCCTGACGATATGTTTTATCTGCTGCATCACCACATACAAAAACACCTTCAACATTAGTTAACGATCGTCCTGGTACATTTTTAATATAACCTACTTCATCCATATCAATGAATGGTTTAAAAATATCTGTATTTGGTTTATGACCAATGGCTACGAAAAACCCTGTACATGGAATTTCTTTAGTCTCACCTGTTTGATTGTTTTTAACTCTAACACCAGTTACTAAATCATTTTCACCTAAAACTTCTTCAGTATCTGTGTTGTATAAAATTTCAATATTTGGAGTATTTTGAACTCTTTCTGCCATTATTTTAGATGCTCTAAAAGAATCTTTTCTAACCAACATTGTAACTTTAGTACAAATGTTTGATAAATAGTGAGCTTCTTCACAAGCTGAATCTCCTGCCCCAACAATTACTGTTTCTTGACCTCTATAAAAGAAACCATCACATACTGCACAAGCAGAAACTCCACCTCCAGCTTTTAAATAATGTTGTTCAGAATCTAACCCTAAATATTTTGCAGATGCTCCAGTT includes these proteins:
- the trxB gene encoding thioredoxin-disulfide reductase → MAEEIEKVKCLIIGSGPAGYTAAIYAARANMNPVMYQGMQPGGQLTTTNEVENFPGYPEGVTGPEMMMQLEAQAKRFDTDVRSGWATKVDFSGGVHKVWIEDKKEIHADVVIISTGASAKYLGLDSEQHYLKAGGGVSACAVCDGFFYRGQETVIVGAGDSACEEAHYLSNICTKVTMLVRKDSFRASKIMAERVQNTPNIEILYNTDTEEVLGENDLVTGVRVKNNQTGETKEIPCTGFFVAIGHKPNTDIFKPFIDMDEVGYIKNVPGRSLTNVEGVFVCGDAADKTYRQAITAAGTGCMAALDAERYLAAKGH